A genomic window from Cucumis melo cultivar AY chromosome 8, USDA_Cmelo_AY_1.0, whole genome shotgun sequence includes:
- the LOC103502445 gene encoding probable calcium-binding protein CML49, whose translation MSGYPNQPSGYGYGYGYGGTGGYGAPPPTAQPYNSSAYGHPQSQTQQPYAPVAAPYGGPSAPYSAQGEKPPKDKPNQSYGGAGGGHQSYGGAAGGGHGYPPPSAYGNPFASLLPSAFPPGTDPSIVACFQVADQDGSGFIDDKELQGVLSSYNQKFSIRTVHLLMYHFTNTNTRKIGPKEFISLFYGLQSWRGIFERFDSDRSGKIDSNELRDALLSLGFAVSPMVLDLLVSKFDKSGGKSKAIEYDNFIECCLTVKGLTEKFKEKDTTYSGSATFSYEAFMLTVLPFLIA comes from the exons ATGTCAGGTTACCCAAATCAACCTTCCGGTTACGGTTACGGCTACGGCTACGGCGGCACCGGTGGCTACGGAGCTCCACCACCGACTGCTCAGCCTTACAATTCTTCAGCCTACGGCCATCCACAGTCCCAGACTCAGCAGCCCTACGCTCCGGTGGCCGCGCCATATGGCGGACCGTCCGCACCGTACTCAGCTCAGGGCGAAAAACCGCCCAAGGACAAGCCTAATCAGTCTTACGGCGGTGCCGGTGGTGGTCATCAGTCCTACGGCGGAGCAGCTGGTGGTGGTCATGGTTATCCACCTCCTTCTGCTTATGGAAACCCTTTTGCTTCACTCTTGCCATCGGCTTTTCCGCCTGGTACTGATCCGAGCATCGTTGCTTGTTTTCAAGTAGCCGATCAGGATGGGAGTGGGTTTATTGATGATAAGGAGTTGCAAGGTGTTCTGTCATCGTATAATCAGAAGTTTAGCATCAGAACTGTTCATCTTCTCATGTACCATTTCACCAACACGAATACCAGGAAGATCG GACCTAAGGAGTTCATTTCTCTGTTTTATGGACTTCAGAGCTGGAGG gGTATTTTCGAGAGGTTTGATTCAGACAGAAGTGGAAAAATTGATTCCAATGAGTTGCGAGATGCACTTTTGAGTTTGGGCTTTGCAGTCTCACCAATGGTCTTGGACTTGCTGGTGTCTAAGTTTGACAAAAGTGGTGGGAAAAGCAAGGCCATTGAATACGATAATTTTATCGA GTGTTGTCTTACAGTCAAG GGATTGACCGAAAAATTCAAGGAAAAGGACACTACATACTCTGGTTCTGCAACCTTCAGTTATGAGGCTTTCATGTTGACTGTCTTACCATTTCTCATTGCCTGA